The proteins below are encoded in one region of Arthrobacter sp. CJ23:
- a CDS encoding helix-turn-helix domain-containing protein, protein MQTMNCLTVAEVVEKLGITRASVHDLLRSGQLTAVGQAGRTLLIDRSSVERLAAAGTRRGRAWTAKTAWAALALLSGQNPTWISSSEKSRLKSRLRELDANAVCVLARNKDKTIRFRATPDGLTALTDHLIASGASAMRDEETADTFGMSGGSGIAEGYVMAGDARALAEAFGLVEDPDGNAIIHEVEIADAFTEGRVPVAAIAVDLMGSLAARERSAGQRVINELLHV, encoded by the coding sequence ATGCAGACGATGAACTGCCTCACCGTGGCCGAGGTAGTGGAGAAGCTCGGGATCACGCGCGCGTCGGTCCATGACCTCCTTCGTTCCGGCCAGCTGACGGCCGTCGGCCAGGCCGGACGGACGCTGCTCATTGACCGGTCCTCGGTTGAACGGCTGGCAGCCGCCGGGACCCGCCGCGGCCGCGCCTGGACGGCCAAAACTGCGTGGGCTGCCCTGGCGCTGCTGTCCGGGCAGAACCCGACCTGGATCTCCTCCTCTGAGAAGTCCCGGCTCAAATCCCGGCTGCGGGAGCTCGACGCCAACGCAGTCTGTGTCCTGGCCCGGAACAAGGACAAAACGATCCGCTTCAGGGCCACGCCCGACGGGCTCACCGCGCTCACCGATCACCTGATCGCCAGCGGCGCCTCCGCGATGCGCGACGAGGAAACCGCCGATACCTTCGGCATGTCCGGCGGCAGCGGGATTGCCGAAGGCTACGTCATGGCCGGCGACGCACGGGCTTTGGCCGAGGCCTTCGGGCTGGTCGAAGATCCCGACGGGAACGCCATCATCCACGAGGTGGAGATCGCTGACGCCTTCACCGAAGGGCGGGTGCCGGTCGCGGCGATCGCCGTGGACCTGATGGGCTCACTGGCCGCCCGCGAACGCAGCGCCGGACAGCGCGTCATCAACGAACTCCTCCATGTCTGA